The window TCATGTGGTTGGGGTCGTCCCAGGTCTTGCCCAGGCCGTTCTGGTAGCGGCCCAGGATGCGCTGGTTGATGGCGTCCACGCCCGTGTTCACATACGCCTTGCCTGCCACGGTTTCGGCCATCTTCATCTTGTTGGAGAGGCTGGCATCGATCCACTGGCTGGCTTCGAGCACGGCCATCATCACGGCGCGCGTGGTGTTGGGGTACTTCTTGACGAACTCTGCCGTGGTGCCCAGCACCTTTTCGGGGTGGTCCTTCCAGATGTCCTGCGTGGTGTTGGCCGTGATGCCGATGCCGTCCATGATGGCGCGGTGGTTCCAGGGCTCGCCCACGCAAAAGCCGTCCATGTTGCCCACGCGCATGTTGGCCACCATCTGCGGCGGGGGCACGGTGATGAGCTTGGCGCCCGACAGCGGGTTGATGCCCGCCGCTGCCAGCCAGTAGTGCATCCACATCGCGTGGGTGCCGGTGGGGAAGGTGCCCGCAAAGGTGTATTCGCGCTTCTCGCTGACCATGAGCTTGGCCAGGGACGGGCCATCCACCGCGCCCTTGTCGGCCAGCGTCTTGGAGAGGGTGATGGCCTGCCCGTTGTTGTTCAGACTCATTAGCACGGCCATGTCCTTCTTGGGACCGGCGGTGCCCAGGTGCACGCCATAGACCAGGCCGTAGAGCACATGGGCGAAGTCCAGCTCGCCGTTCACCAGCTTGTCACGCACGCCGGCCCAGCTGGCTTCCTTGTTGGGGACGATGGTCACGCCGTATTTCTTGTCGAAGCCCAGCACCGAGGCCATGACCACGCTGGCGCAGTCGGTCAGCGGGATGAAGCCGATCTTGACTTCCTTCTTCTCGGGGGCGTCGGAGCCGGCTGCGTGGACGAGCGCGCGCAGCGCGGGGCTCACACCCACAGCGCCCACGGTGGCGGCCTGCAGCACGGTGCGGCGGTTGAGGCTGGTTTTCAACAGATCGGTCATGGGGCATCCCTGGTGGCGTGAAAAACAAAAAGGCGTCCTCACACCGCGCCGGGCTGCAGCAAAGCAACGCCAGGAGCGGGTGGGGACGCCTTTGTCCGTGGTGGAGCCTGGAACGGGTCCGGGGCTCCTTGCCAGC of the Acidovorax sp. 107 genome contains:
- a CDS encoding CmpA/NrtA family ABC transporter substrate-binding protein, giving the protein MTDLLKTSLNRRTVLQAATVGAVGVSPALRALVHAAGSDAPEKKEVKIGFIPLTDCASVVMASVLGFDKKYGVTIVPNKEASWAGVRDKLVNGELDFAHVLYGLVYGVHLGTAGPKKDMAVLMSLNNNGQAITLSKTLADKGAVDGPSLAKLMVSEKREYTFAGTFPTGTHAMWMHYWLAAAGINPLSGAKLITVPPPQMVANMRVGNMDGFCVGEPWNHRAIMDGIGITANTTQDIWKDHPEKVLGTTAEFVKKYPNTTRAVMMAVLEASQWIDASLSNKMKMAETVAGKAYVNTGVDAINQRILGRYQNGLGKTWDDPNHMKFFNDGAVNFPYLSDGMWFLTQHKRWGLLKSHPDYLAVAKEVNQVELYKSVASAMKISVPKDVMRTSKLIDGVVWDGKDPAKYADGFKIKA